A genomic region of Arachis stenosperma cultivar V10309 chromosome 9, arast.V10309.gnm1.PFL2, whole genome shotgun sequence contains the following coding sequences:
- the LOC130951529 gene encoding uncharacterized protein LOC130951529 isoform X2, translating to MPFSVTRADTTEASSHCHSANDTVFNGGGAAMPFRARTAIFRWSLHSVPYRIHHHQPHSLHSPSSSIPHKFTSLAQTQVYGESVETSDDDGFLSWLERKAGCRISSSLSIGKSSYGRSLFASKAIKTGDCILKVPYRVQITADNLPAKIKSLISEEVANVAKLAVLLLIERKLGQDSQWNPYICRLPWQEELHNTIFWNESELEMIHRSSVYWETINQKSQIERDFLAIRPIFECFSQSFGDITYKDFMYACTLVGSRAWGSTNGLSLIPFADFVNHDGNSEAIVMSDDDKQLSEVISDRDYAPGEQVLIRYGKFSNATLMLDFGFTVPYNIYDQVQIQLDIPKHDPLHKMKLELMQQYFVPSRKNAENLKHSWNIFTIKEVKWPKGKGKGLPQSLRAFARVLSCTNRQELDDLVVEAAQTDGRLGRRPLPDVNKEIQAHLMLSSLIGQLIEERSAAIMSLEESSNSSSFCVRVPVRRFMARDLLCGELRILNSAFTWLENYCLSST from the exons ATGCCCTTCTCTGTAACAAGAGCTGATACAACTGAAGCTAGCAGCCATTGCCACTCTGCAAACGACACCGTTTTCAACGGCGGAGGCGCCGCAATGCCATTTCGAGCTCGCACTGCAATCTTCCGTTGGTCTCTGCATAGTGTTCCTTACCGTATCCATCACCATCAACCTCATTCTCTTCACTCTCCTTCTTCTTCCATTCCCCACAAGTTCACTTCTTTAGCCCAAACTCAG GTTTATGGCGAATCTGTTGAAACAAGTGACGATGATGGATTTTTGTCATGGTTGGAGCGGAAAGCTGGTTGTAGAATTTCTTCATCGCTTTCAATCGGTAAATCTTCATATGGCAG GTCTCTGTTTGCTTCTAAGGCGATAAAAACCGGAGATTGTATTTTGAAGGTTCCTTATAGAGTG CAAATAACAGCAGATAATCTCCCTGCTAAGATCAAATCTCTGATCAGTGAGGAAGTTGCGAATGTTGCAAAACTTGCTGTTCTTCTTCTAATTGAGCGGAAATTGGGTCAG GACTCTCAGTGGAATCCTTATATCTGCCGTCTACCATGGCAAGAGGAGTTGCATAACACG aTTTTTTGGAATGAAAGTGAGCTGGAGATGATTCATCGAAGCTCGGTTTATTGGGAAACAATTAACCAAAAGTCTCAAATTGAAAGGGACTTCTTGGCAATCAGACCT ATTTTTGAATGTTTCAGTCAAAGTTTTGGAGATATTACTTATAAAGACTTCATGTATGCATGCACACTAG TTGGTTCTCGAGCATGGGGAAGCACCAATGGTTTATCTCTG attccttttgcagattTTGTAAACCATGATGGGAATTCAGAAGCAATTGTGATGAGTGATGATGACAAACAATTATCAGaa GTTATCTCTGATCGTGACTATGCGCCTGGGGAGCAG GTACTGATAAGATATGGAAAGTTTTCAAATGCTACATTGATGTTAGACTTCGGTTTTACAGTCCCCTACAACATTTATGACCAG GTTCAGATCCAGTTAGATATACCTAAGCATGATCCTCTGCACAAGATGAAGTTGGAACTCATGCAACAATACTTTGTGCCTTCAAGGAAAAACGCGGAAAACTTGAAACATTCTTGGAACATCTTCACAATCAA GGAGGTCAAGTGGCCtaaaggaaaagggaaaggTCTTCCACAATCGCTTCGTGCTTTTGCTCGTGTTCTTTCTTGTACTAATCGTCAAG AACTTGATGATCTGGTTGTGGAAGCTGCACAAACTGATGGTAGGCTAGGTAGGCGGCCGTTACCGGATGTCAACAAAGAGATTCAAGCCCACCTGATGTTATCGTCATTAATCGGCCAATTAATTGAGGAGCGCAGTGCAGCCATTATG TCATTGGAGGAGTCTtccaattcttcatcattttgtGTAAGAGTTCCTGTTAGAAGATTCATGGCCCGGGATCTCCTATGCGGCGAACTTCGCATTCTGAATTCTGCTTTTACATGGCTGGAGAACTACTGTTTGTCGTCGACTTAA
- the LOC130950323 gene encoding uncharacterized protein LOC130950323, whose translation MSDLGRPEHTPVDHQPTEQEQDLLQRSVKKVRQGNEGFTGTTALIPRVEDWMQEEPEQARKTYASMVRGSSRVGEADPLEEDLLEDEDNRMDSEEKEAPTPAKDKANENQSNIEKSDITVQDMGEGLFNIVISEKVERELWKPWWRSLIVKLLGRKISYAVMKRRLEIMWGRFGGIDVIDLGNDFYLVKFYAQEDLDHALLDGPWKIYDHYLAVRLWEPNFNTLLTFIDKITAWIRLPGLPIELGKFARLCVEVDLTKPLLGVYMINGKLYQIEYEGIHQLCFLCGRIDHEQKQCTLGKDIDSERGQHIQVRDENHKETSRQQAKGQNTRGMDAKEEEARRKEKGKETLQHTSNNFGPWMIVQKQRRSRREPTEEGNKNGEGTSKAAEKEKKNENSSRFKVLEVEETQQEEEELQQREEERDTNKQTTHKATPQKNKGKNQMQQNQKKLKENNNNGTLTQNLPKQTAQSKGKTIGSYKAIKITQGKTSSHNQEGPVKETHRENWNETNDDTQSTELEEIQCTELN comes from the exons ATGAGTGATTTAGGGAGGCCGGAACATACTCCGGTCGACCACCAACCAACGGAACAAGAACAAGACCTCCTCCAACGCAGTGTAAAAAAGGTCAGACAAGGTAACGAAGGTTTCACTGGAACTACTGCGCTCATCCCTCGGGTAGAAGACTGGATGCAGGAGGAGCCAGAACAAGCAAGGAAAACATATGCAAGCATGGTCAGGGGCTCATCCAGAGTAGGCGAAGCTGACCCCCTAGAAGAAGATCTTTTGGAAGATGAAGACAATAGAATGGACAGCGAGGAGAAAGAAGCCCCAACACCGGCAAAAGACAAGGCAAATGAGAACCAGAGCAACATAGAGAAGTCAGATATCACAGTGCAAGATATGGGGGAGGGACTATTTAACATCGTCATAAGTGAAAAGGTTGAAAGAGAATTATGGAAGCCATGGTGGAGATCACTGATTGTTAAACTGCTAGGAAGAAAGATAAGCTATGCTGTCATGAAAAGAAGGCTTGAGATCATGTGGGGCAGATTTGGAGGTATTGATGTTATCGACTTGGGAAACGATTTCTACCTCGTCAAGTTTTATGCTCAAGAAGACCTAGACCACGCTCTTCTTGACGGACCATGGAAAATATATGATCACTACCTAGCAGTCAGGCTCTGGGAACCAAACTTCAACACACTCTTAACTTTTATAGACAAGATAACAGCATGGATCAGACTTCCTGGCTTGCCCATAGAACT GGGTAAGTTTGCTAGATTATGTGTGGAAGTTGATCTAACCAAACCACTCTTGGGAGTATACATGATCAATGGTAAACTTTATCAGATTGAATACGAAGGAATACATCAGTTATGCTTCCTGTGTGGGAGAATAGACCATGAGCAAAAACAATGCACCCTAGGAAAAGATATAGACTCAGAGAGAGGACAGCACATACAGGTGAGAGACGAGAACCATAAAGAAACAAGCCGGCAGCAAGCTAAAGGACAAAACACTCGTGGAATGGATGCAAAGGAAGAGGaagcaagaagaaaagagaagggcaAAGAAACACTACAACACACCAGCAACAACTTTGGTCCATGGATGATTGTCCAAAAACAAAGAAGATCTAGGAGAGAGCCAACAGAAGAAGGGAACAAAAACGGAGAAGGCACAAGCAAAGCAgcagaaaaggagaagaaaaatgaaaattcaTCCAGATTCAAGGTGCTAGAAGTAGAGGAGACCcagcaagaagaggaagaactaCAACAAAGGGAGGAAGAAAGAGACACTAACAAGCAAACTACACACAAAGCAACCCCAcagaaaaacaaaggaaaaaacCAAATGCAACAGAACCAGAAAAAactaaaggaaaacaacaacAACGGGACCCTCACTCAGAACTTACCGAAACAAACAGCACAGAGCAAAGGGAAAACAATAGGATCATATAAAGCAATTAAAATTACACAAGGAAAGACCTCCAGCCACAACCAAGAAGGACCAGTAAAGGAAACACACAGAGAAAACTGGAATGAGACAAATGATGACACACAAAGCACTGAACTAGAGGAGATACAATGCAcagaattaaattag
- the LOC130950558 gene encoding uncharacterized protein LOC130950558, giving the protein MPVSGHEETGVKSIAGQFSGLTAGVPIKKRRWFPLNRPSSPLTEEPCSLTEETDLQRKENSSNSQGSTLSNATAAGAPIKKRRFPSVQASSAPLEEGSFPEESDILRKEHSSTSQGSTLSTSTSGLSDINGIVFEDKKASTDLTHAKTVQTDSGLLRPKLEEPTIATQSSTLDVMDSLEKVKLNEGSDKKLGSQMIKGNPELLLAAKQSLALNIGADMSKQSVQDICKQEYAIVPDSTHLSLRLKDHEFPALGSSETHNSSKIEKVEPVSLELSLSKEEHTTQNSISDAKINSDTPRVHSNRANWDLNTTMDAWEESGTDASSVKPSVDGMKASGGALDEKQFMCSTGMVLPTGVESVKQTLEESQRKSFIISSGPYGQHKLVLPRDLCLTTYPSKFAELSRVSVTLNPSNATPTVSSSSLIASGDVNASSLRSVKSEPFDENLKRNLKEANASSLDSVSVKQEIVQHSIVESCKSVPVGNTMLVDPKLVKPEPSHDGNDERPKASEGKTDRLDNELSQGSDICSSALAVPVPVTSEVAKVPAEAVCPPMKPVCSADLKSCSAQLTTPENVVSHQENCTSTTEVNVQEVSPGALAVQVPSETDMKPVVDNGTELSDASTKDSLITKEENADNRDGCRVKLMNEPTPHPRDRGDSCVSDEEKITLSTDMMEDDPYGSDYDSDDNRAVNVPVDTEQYAEDDDYEDGEVREPLQQSTAQDTICEVREVEHPDSNNFGNRQMEEGGVIGDCPTLSHAVEDDKTAVTHGEVKVGEDGVDIEMLERSAKVVDKIVCMQESVDNEKPNIASDGKQLVNLMQTKPLDLSDRQNASKTVEMELCSFQGTANNGEEAVQCANEVVKTADTVRQIDLDLPKMEVFANADDASKDVNNGGNQGRIIDLSRAASSSSPSKTRSISGRSLPSRGGRDVLSDTLDGDKLPRVRDDVYIDAPRKFSRERHQDISPRNSRMNFVRGRGRVNNRMDTLRGDWESDREFSGEFYNGPGQFRGPRKYASAIADSDMEFNNVAPDGSYVGHGRMGRKPLNDGSYIPPRRRSPGGRDGIQMGHRIPRNVSPSRCIGGDGSEMVGMRHSEKFMRNFPDDTIDSMFTRPQPFDGLDGRFTRGNRNFSSMQRRGLPRMRSKSPIRSRSRSPGPWSSPRRRSPRRRSPDGFGGHPELGHRRSPLYRVDRMRSPERPVFGERVVRRHGSPSYMSRPSNDIRDIDSARDHGHPRSVMSNRSPSGRILVRNRRFDVVDPRDRADNDDDFFGGPMHSGRILELNNEGNGEERRRFGERRGPVRSFRPPYNGNVNENFHLNAEEGPRHYRFCSEDSDFHERGNAMRERDFDRRIKGRPGNVPPPRRTRNMDEQEDNFRHGGGQVWSDDSFDDISRVKRKRF; this is encoded by the exons ATGCCTGTTTCAGGACATGAAGAG ACTGGGGTTAAATCCATTGCTGGGCAATTTAGTGGTTTAACTGCAGGTGTACCGATCAAGAAAAGGAGGTGGTTCCCTTTGAATCGGCCTTCATCGCCACTGACTGAAGAACCATGTTCTCTTACTGAAGAAACTGATTTGCAACGAAAAGAAAACTCGAGCAATTCCCAAGGATCTACTCTTTCGAACGCAACCGCCGCAGGGGCACCAATCAAGAAAAGGAGGTTTCCTTCTGTTCAAGCTTCGTCAGCTCCTCTGGAAGAGGGTTCGTTTCCAGAAGAAAGTGATATCTTGCGAAAGGAACATTCAAGCACATCACAGGGTTCAACTCTTTCTACCAGTACATCTGGATTATCTGATATTAATGGAATTGTCTTTGAAGACAAGAAAGCAAGTACTGATCTCACTCATGCTAAGACGGTGCAAACCGATTCTGGCCTCCTTAGGCCCAAACTTGAGGAACCGACTATTGCAACTCAATCAAGTACTTTGGATGTCATGGATAGCCTAGAGAAGGTGAAACTTAATGAAGGTTCTGATAAGAAATTGGGATCCCAGATGATTAAGGGAAATCCTGAACTCTTGTTGGCTGCAAAGCAAAGTCTAGCACTTAACATTGGAGCAGATATGAGCAAACAGAGTGTCCAAGACATATGTAAACAAGAGTATGCTATAGTTCCGGATAGTACTCATTTATCTTTAAGGTTAAAGGATCATGAGTTTCCAGCCCTTGGAAGTTCTGAAACTCACAACAGCAGTAAAATTGAGAAAGTGGAACCCGTCTCATTGGAGTTGTCTCTAAGCAAGGAAGAACACACTACTCAAAATTCAATTAGTGATGCTAAAATTAACAGTGACACACCTCGTGTTCATTCCAACAGGGCAAACTGGGATCTGAATACTACAATGGATGCGTGGGAAGAATCTGGGACTGATGCAAGTTCAGTTAAACCTTCTGTTGATGGGATGAAAGCTTCTGGTGGTGCCCTTGATGAAAAACAATTCATGTGCTCAACTGGAATGGTGCTACCAACAGGTGTTGAGTCTGTAAAGCAAACACTTGAAGAGAGTCAAAGGAAGTCTTTCATTATTTCTTCTGGTCCGTATGGACAGCATAAATTGGTCCTCCCACGGGATCTCTGTCTTACAACTTATCCTTCGAAATTTGCTGAGCTCTCTAGAGTATCTGTTACATTAAATCCAAGCAATGCTACTCCAACTGTGAGCTCGTCAAGTTTGATAGCTTCTGGTGATGTGAATGCTTCTAGTCTTAGGTCGGTAAAATCAGAACCATTTGATGAGAACTTGAAAAGGAATTTAAAGGAAGCTAATGCCAGTTCATTAGATAGTGTTTCCGTTAAACAAGAAATTGTTCAGCATTCCATTGTGGAGTCTTGTAAGTCTGTGCCTGTTGGCAATACAATGTTAGTTGATCCGAAGCTTGTTAAACCTGAACCCAGTCATGATGGTAATGATGAAAGACCAAAGGCATCAGAGGGTAAAACAGATCGGTTGGATAATGAGTTGTCACAAGGGTCAGATATTTGTTCTTCAGCTCTGGCAGTGCCAGTGCCAGTCACTTCCGAGGTGGCAAAAGTTCCTGCAGAGGCAGTTTGTCCTCCAATGAAACCTGTCTGCTCAGCAGACTTGAAATCTTGTTCAGCGCAGTTGACTACCCCCGAAAATGTAGTTAGCCACCAAGAAAATTGTACTTCTACCACTGAAGTTAATGTTCAGGAAGTATCTCCTGGTGCTTTGGCCGTGCAGGTTCCTTCAGAAACAGATATGAAACCTGTAGTCGATAATGGTACAGAACTCTCTGATGCTAGCACGAAGGATTCATTAATAACCAAAGAAGAAAATGCTGATAATCGTGATGGTTGCAGAGTGAAACTCATGAATGAGCCTACACCTCATCCACGAGACAGGGGTGATAGTTGTGTAAGTGATGAAGAAAAGATAACCTTATCAACCGATATGATGGAGGATGATCCTTACGGTTCTGATTATGATTCTGATGACAATCGTGCTGTGAATGTTCCTGTTGATACTGAACAGTACGCTGaagatgatgattatgaagatgGTGAGGTCCGAGAACCTCTGCAGCAATCCACTGCCCAAGACACCATATGCGAGGTAAGAGAAGTAGAACATCCTGACTCTAATAATTTTGGAAATAGACAGATGGAGGAAGGGGGTGTGATTGGTGATTGTCCTACCTTATCTCATGCTGTGGAGGATGACAAGACAGCTGTAACCCATGGTGAGGTAAAGGTTGGTGAAGATGGGGTGGACattgaaatgcttgagaggtcAGCTAAGGTCGTTGATAAAATTGTGTGCATGCAAGAGTCGGTGGATAATGAAAAGCCAAATATTGCCTCTGATGGGAAGCAACTGGTTAACCTTATGCAAACGAAACCGCTAGATCTTTCAGATAGGCAAAATGCATCTAAAACCGTGGAGATGGAATTATGCTCCTTCCAAGGTACTGCAAACAATGGGGAAGAAGCTGTTCAGTGTGCCAATGAGGTTGTAAAGACAGCTGACACTGTTAGACAAATTGATTTAGATTTGCCAAAGATGGAAGTGTTTGCAAATGCTGATGATGCAAGCAAAGATGTTAATAATGGTGGTAACCAAGGAAGAATCATTGATCTCTCCCGAGCTGCTAGCTCTTCATCCCCTAGTAAAACTAGGTCTATATCAGGAAGGTCATTGCCATCACGGGGAGGTAGAGATGTATTATCCGACACCCTGGATGGTGACAAGCTACCACGAGTAAG AGATGATGTTTATATTGATGCACCTCGCAAATTCTCTAGAGAAAGACACCAAGATATATCCCCTAGAAATTCTAGAATGAATTTTGTGCGTGGTAGAGGAAGGGTTAATAATCGAATGGATACACTCCGTGGGGATTGGGAATCTGACCGGGAATTTTCTGGTGAGTTCTACAATGGTCCAGGTCAGTTCCGTGGCCCCAGAAAATATGCATCTGCTATTGCCGATAGTGATATGGAGTTCAATAATGTTGCTCCTGATGGCTCGTATGTTGGGCATGGTCGGATgggaagaaaaccattgaatgATGGTTCATATATTCCGCCAAGGAGGCGCTCTCCAGGAGGAAGAGATGGCATCCAAATGGGTCATAGAATACCAAGAAACGTTAGTCCAAGTAGGTGCATTGGAGGTGATGGTTCAGAGATGGTTGGCATGAGGCACAGTGAGAAATTTATGAGAAATTTCCCTGATGACACTATAGATTCTATGTTCACACGTCCCCAACCGTTTGATGGACTGGATGGTCGGTTTACTAGAGGGAATAGGAACTTCTCTTCAATGCAGAGAAGGGGTCTTCCACGGATGCGTTCCAAGTCTCCCATCAGATCAAGGAGTCGCTCACCTGGTCCATGGTCTTCTCCAAGGAGGAGGTCTCCTAGAAGAAGATCCCCAGATGGGTTTGGTGGGCATCCAGAATTAGGCCACAGAAGATCTCCATTATACAGGGTTGACAGGATGAGGTCCCCTGAGCGCCCTGTTTTTGGTGAGAGAGTGGTGCGTAGGCATGGTTCCCCATCCTACATGTCGAGACCTTCTAATGACATTAGGGACATTGATTCTGCAAGAGATCATGGTCATCCGAGGTCTGTCATGTCCAACAGGAGTCCGTCTGGCCGGATTTTAGTTAGGAACAGGAGATTTGATGTTGTGGATCCCCGCGATCGTGCAGACAATGATGACGACTTCTTTGGGGGTCCTATGCATTCTGGTAGGATACTTGAGCTTAACAATGAAGGAAATGGTGAGGAGAGGAGGAGGTTTGGTGAGAGACGAGGACCTGTTCGTTCTTTCAGGCCACCTTACAATGGTAATGTTAATGAGAACTTTCACCTTAATGCTGAGGAGGGGCCTAGACATTATAGATTCTGTTCTGAAGACTCGGACTTTCATGAAAGAGGCAACGCcatgagggaaagagacttcGACAGAAGAATTAAGGGGCGGCCAGGAAATGTGCCGCCACCTAGAAGAACAAGAAACATGGATGAGCAGGAAGATAACTTCAGGCATGGTGGTGGACAGGTTTGGAGTGATGATAGTTTTGACGACATATCACGAGTAAAgaggaaaagattttga
- the LOC130951529 gene encoding uncharacterized protein LOC130951529 isoform X3, with protein MPFSVTRADTTEASSHCHSANDTVFNGGGAAMPFRARTAIFRWSLHSVPYRIHHHQPHSLHSPSSSIPHKFTSLAQTQVYGESVETSDDDGFLSWLERKAGCRISSSLSIGKSSYGRSLFASKAIKTGDCILKVPYRVQITADNLPAKIKSLISEEVANVAKLAVLLLIERKLGQDSQWNPYICRLPWQEELHNTIFWNESELEMIHRSSVYWETINQKSQIERDFLAIRPIPFADFVNHDGNSEAIVMSDDDKQLSEVISDRDYAPGEQVLIRYGKFSNATLMLDFGFTVPYNIYDQVQIQLDIPKHDPLHKMKLELMQQYFVPSRKNAENLKHSWNIFTIKEVKWPKGKGKGLPQSLRAFARVLSCTNRQELDDLVVEAAQTDGRLGRRPLPDVNKEIQAHLMLSSLIGQLIEERSAAIMSLEESSNSSSFCVRVPVRRFMARDLLCGELRILNSAFTWLENYCLSST; from the exons ATGCCCTTCTCTGTAACAAGAGCTGATACAACTGAAGCTAGCAGCCATTGCCACTCTGCAAACGACACCGTTTTCAACGGCGGAGGCGCCGCAATGCCATTTCGAGCTCGCACTGCAATCTTCCGTTGGTCTCTGCATAGTGTTCCTTACCGTATCCATCACCATCAACCTCATTCTCTTCACTCTCCTTCTTCTTCCATTCCCCACAAGTTCACTTCTTTAGCCCAAACTCAG GTTTATGGCGAATCTGTTGAAACAAGTGACGATGATGGATTTTTGTCATGGTTGGAGCGGAAAGCTGGTTGTAGAATTTCTTCATCGCTTTCAATCGGTAAATCTTCATATGGCAG GTCTCTGTTTGCTTCTAAGGCGATAAAAACCGGAGATTGTATTTTGAAGGTTCCTTATAGAGTG CAAATAACAGCAGATAATCTCCCTGCTAAGATCAAATCTCTGATCAGTGAGGAAGTTGCGAATGTTGCAAAACTTGCTGTTCTTCTTCTAATTGAGCGGAAATTGGGTCAG GACTCTCAGTGGAATCCTTATATCTGCCGTCTACCATGGCAAGAGGAGTTGCATAACACG aTTTTTTGGAATGAAAGTGAGCTGGAGATGATTCATCGAAGCTCGGTTTATTGGGAAACAATTAACCAAAAGTCTCAAATTGAAAGGGACTTCTTGGCAATCAGACCT attccttttgcagattTTGTAAACCATGATGGGAATTCAGAAGCAATTGTGATGAGTGATGATGACAAACAATTATCAGaa GTTATCTCTGATCGTGACTATGCGCCTGGGGAGCAG GTACTGATAAGATATGGAAAGTTTTCAAATGCTACATTGATGTTAGACTTCGGTTTTACAGTCCCCTACAACATTTATGACCAG GTTCAGATCCAGTTAGATATACCTAAGCATGATCCTCTGCACAAGATGAAGTTGGAACTCATGCAACAATACTTTGTGCCTTCAAGGAAAAACGCGGAAAACTTGAAACATTCTTGGAACATCTTCACAATCAA GGAGGTCAAGTGGCCtaaaggaaaagggaaaggTCTTCCACAATCGCTTCGTGCTTTTGCTCGTGTTCTTTCTTGTACTAATCGTCAAG AACTTGATGATCTGGTTGTGGAAGCTGCACAAACTGATGGTAGGCTAGGTAGGCGGCCGTTACCGGATGTCAACAAAGAGATTCAAGCCCACCTGATGTTATCGTCATTAATCGGCCAATTAATTGAGGAGCGCAGTGCAGCCATTATG TCATTGGAGGAGTCTtccaattcttcatcattttgtGTAAGAGTTCCTGTTAGAAGATTCATGGCCCGGGATCTCCTATGCGGCGAACTTCGCATTCTGAATTCTGCTTTTACATGGCTGGAGAACTACTGTTTGTCGTCGACTTAA
- the LOC130951529 gene encoding uncharacterized protein LOC130951529 isoform X1: MPFSVTRADTTEASSHCHSANDTVFNGGGAAMPFRARTAIFRWSLHSVPYRIHHHQPHSLHSPSSSIPHKFTSLAQTQVYGESVETSDDDGFLSWLERKAGCRISSSLSIGKSSYGRSLFASKAIKTGDCILKVPYRVQITADNLPAKIKSLISEEVANVAKLAVLLLIERKLGQDSQWNPYICRLPWQEELHNTIFWNESELEMIHRSSVYWETINQKSQIERDFLAIRPIFECFSQSFGDITYKDFMYACTLDSFNRSTCYSASLIVVFSFFSPPMYEGYLYDGVSLLIPNFERKPHYYILCKYRLSSLVSLLTSISLSVGSRAWGSTNGLSLIPFADFVNHDGNSEAIVMSDDDKQLSEVISDRDYAPGEQVLIRYGKFSNATLMLDFGFTVPYNIYDQVQIQLDIPKHDPLHKMKLELMQQYFVPSRKNAENLKHSWNIFTIKEVKWPKGKGKGLPQSLRAFARVLSCTNRQELDDLVVEAAQTDGRLGRRPLPDVNKEIQAHLMLSSLIGQLIEERSAAIMSLEESSNSSSFCVRVPVRRFMARDLLCGELRILNSAFTWLENYCLSST; this comes from the exons ATGCCCTTCTCTGTAACAAGAGCTGATACAACTGAAGCTAGCAGCCATTGCCACTCTGCAAACGACACCGTTTTCAACGGCGGAGGCGCCGCAATGCCATTTCGAGCTCGCACTGCAATCTTCCGTTGGTCTCTGCATAGTGTTCCTTACCGTATCCATCACCATCAACCTCATTCTCTTCACTCTCCTTCTTCTTCCATTCCCCACAAGTTCACTTCTTTAGCCCAAACTCAG GTTTATGGCGAATCTGTTGAAACAAGTGACGATGATGGATTTTTGTCATGGTTGGAGCGGAAAGCTGGTTGTAGAATTTCTTCATCGCTTTCAATCGGTAAATCTTCATATGGCAG GTCTCTGTTTGCTTCTAAGGCGATAAAAACCGGAGATTGTATTTTGAAGGTTCCTTATAGAGTG CAAATAACAGCAGATAATCTCCCTGCTAAGATCAAATCTCTGATCAGTGAGGAAGTTGCGAATGTTGCAAAACTTGCTGTTCTTCTTCTAATTGAGCGGAAATTGGGTCAG GACTCTCAGTGGAATCCTTATATCTGCCGTCTACCATGGCAAGAGGAGTTGCATAACACG aTTTTTTGGAATGAAAGTGAGCTGGAGATGATTCATCGAAGCTCGGTTTATTGGGAAACAATTAACCAAAAGTCTCAAATTGAAAGGGACTTCTTGGCAATCAGACCT ATTTTTGAATGTTTCAGTCAAAGTTTTGGAGATATTACTTATAAAGACTTCATGTATGCATGCACACTAG ATTCCTTTAATAGATCGACATGCTACTCAGCCTCCCTAATAGTTgtcttttccttcttttctcCACCTATGTATGAAGGATATCTATATGATGGTGTATCTTTACTCATACCAAATTTTGAAAGGAAACctcattattatattttatgtaAATATAGACTTTCATCTTTAGTTTCGTTGTTAACCTCAATATCATTATCAGTTGGTTCTCGAGCATGGGGAAGCACCAATGGTTTATCTCTG attccttttgcagattTTGTAAACCATGATGGGAATTCAGAAGCAATTGTGATGAGTGATGATGACAAACAATTATCAGaa GTTATCTCTGATCGTGACTATGCGCCTGGGGAGCAG GTACTGATAAGATATGGAAAGTTTTCAAATGCTACATTGATGTTAGACTTCGGTTTTACAGTCCCCTACAACATTTATGACCAG GTTCAGATCCAGTTAGATATACCTAAGCATGATCCTCTGCACAAGATGAAGTTGGAACTCATGCAACAATACTTTGTGCCTTCAAGGAAAAACGCGGAAAACTTGAAACATTCTTGGAACATCTTCACAATCAA GGAGGTCAAGTGGCCtaaaggaaaagggaaaggTCTTCCACAATCGCTTCGTGCTTTTGCTCGTGTTCTTTCTTGTACTAATCGTCAAG AACTTGATGATCTGGTTGTGGAAGCTGCACAAACTGATGGTAGGCTAGGTAGGCGGCCGTTACCGGATGTCAACAAAGAGATTCAAGCCCACCTGATGTTATCGTCATTAATCGGCCAATTAATTGAGGAGCGCAGTGCAGCCATTATG TCATTGGAGGAGTCTtccaattcttcatcattttgtGTAAGAGTTCCTGTTAGAAGATTCATGGCCCGGGATCTCCTATGCGGCGAACTTCGCATTCTGAATTCTGCTTTTACATGGCTGGAGAACTACTGTTTGTCGTCGACTTAA